Proteins encoded in a region of the Paucibacter sediminis genome:
- the flgL gene encoding flagellar hook-associated protein FlgL, producing MRLSTANIFDASIATLQKRQQHMQDSQQRLTSGKRIERASDDPTGAARAERALAAIGQVEANQRALDASRNSMTLSESALGDAGEILQQIRETLVAAGNASYSDPERAGLANKISGLRAQLLSIANRPDGVGGFLFSGQGSSNPPFLDTPGGVVFAGLPGSVETGNLDSFALTVDGRLAWEQGRSGNGSFVTGAAANSITGSPAKGWIDSGRVLDPKQLTSNNYDIAISGVAPAATYTFTNTDTGAVQSGAFSPGQTLSFEGMAVQIGGAPADGDLFQIKPASSDLKLFAVLDQAVTDLRTTNRGGAEITQANLVAIRDLDAAMSNLQNVRSQVGERMNNLDGSENRMAALKQYSQQERSAAEDLDMVQGISDFQNQQTGYDAALKTYAMVQRMSLFQYINN from the coding sequence ATGCGTTTGTCTACCGCCAATATCTTCGATGCCAGCATCGCCACCCTGCAAAAGCGCCAGCAGCATATGCAGGACTCGCAGCAGCGCCTCACCTCGGGCAAGCGCATCGAACGCGCCAGCGACGACCCCACGGGCGCCGCCCGCGCGGAACGTGCGCTCGCCGCGATCGGCCAGGTGGAGGCGAATCAACGCGCGCTGGATGCCAGCCGCAATTCGATGACGCTGAGCGAATCGGCGCTGGGCGATGCCGGCGAGATCCTGCAGCAGATCCGCGAGACCCTGGTGGCGGCCGGCAATGCCAGCTACAGCGACCCCGAGCGCGCCGGCCTGGCCAACAAGATCTCCGGCCTGCGCGCCCAGCTGCTCTCGATCGCCAACCGCCCCGACGGCGTGGGCGGCTTCCTGTTCTCCGGCCAGGGCTCCAGCAACCCGCCCTTCCTGGACACGCCCGGCGGCGTGGTATTCGCCGGCCTGCCCGGCTCGGTGGAAACCGGCAACCTGGACAGCTTCGCCCTCACCGTGGACGGCCGCCTGGCCTGGGAGCAGGGCCGCAGCGGCAATGGCAGCTTCGTGACCGGCGCGGCGGCCAACAGCATCACCGGCTCGCCGGCCAAGGGCTGGATCGACTCGGGCCGCGTGCTCGACCCCAAGCAGCTCACCAGCAACAACTACGACATCGCCATCAGCGGCGTCGCCCCCGCGGCCACCTATACCTTCACCAACACCGACACCGGCGCGGTGCAGAGCGGCGCCTTCTCGCCCGGCCAGACCCTCAGCTTCGAGGGCATGGCGGTACAGATCGGCGGCGCGCCGGCCGATGGCGATCTGTTCCAGATCAAGCCGGCCAGCAGCGACCTGAAGCTGTTCGCCGTGCTGGACCAGGCCGTCACCGATCTGCGCACCACCAACCGCGGCGGTGCCGAGATCACCCAGGCCAATCTGGTCGCGATCCGCGATCTGGATGCGGCGATGAGCAACTTACAAAATGTTCGCAGTCAGGTGGGCGAACGCATGAACAATCTGGACGGCTCCGAAAATCGCATGGCCGCGCTGAAGCAGTACAGTCAGCAGGAACGCTCGGCTGCCGAGGATCTGGACATGGTGCAAGGCATCTCCGATTTCCAGAACCAGCAGACCGGCTACGACGCGGCGCTCAAGACCTATGCCATGGTGCAACGCATGTCCCTGTTCCAATACATCAATAACTAA
- a CDS encoding flagellar basal body L-ring protein FlgH: MKQTMPFVMLALASLSACSTMYREPHIEMQNAPVVQLPAAPTVVAANGSIYQAASYRPLFEDHRARLVGDTLTIQIVEKVSASQSSTSEIDKSGALSAGVTALPGISSNSFGRASAAGSSSNKATGKGSNQNTNEFSGTITAVVTAVLPNGHLMISAEKQIGVNHNVDVLRFSGQVDPRSILQGNTVPSASVANVRIEQRGRGVVNDAHGIGWLSRFFLNLSPV; this comes from the coding sequence ATGTACCGCGAACCGCATATCGAGATGCAGAACGCGCCGGTGGTGCAGCTGCCGGCCGCGCCCACGGTGGTGGCCGCCAACGGGTCCATCTACCAGGCGGCCAGCTACCGGCCGCTGTTCGAGGACCATCGCGCACGCCTGGTGGGCGACACCCTGACGATACAGATCGTCGAAAAGGTCAGCGCCAGCCAGAGCTCCACCAGCGAGATCGACAAGAGCGGCGCGCTGAGCGCCGGCGTCACCGCCCTGCCCGGCATCTCCAGCAACTCCTTCGGGCGCGCCTCGGCGGCGGGCTCGTCGAGCAACAAGGCCACCGGCAAGGGCAGCAACCAGAACACCAACGAGTTCAGCGGCACCATCACCGCGGTGGTCACCGCGGTGCTGCCCAACGGCCACCTGATGATCAGCGCCGAGAAGCAGATCGGCGTGAACCACAACGTCGACGTGCTGCGTTTCTCGGGCCAGGTGGACCCGCGCAGCATCCTGCAGGGCAATACCGTGCCCTCGGCCTCGGTGGCGAATGTGCGCATCGAGCAGCGCGGCCGTGGCGTCGTCAACGACGCCCATGGAATAGGCTGGTTGTCGCGCTTCTTTTTGAACCTTTCGCCCGTTTAA
- the flgK gene encoding flagellar hook-associated protein FlgK produces the protein MGTGALLSLGMRAMFANQAALQTIGQNIANANTPGYSRQQVVLTTPAGQVTGAGFFGKGVVVQTVTRSHNEFLTKEAFNSRSIAAMDSTANNQLAQLEKLFPPGEQGLGFAANQLLNSLMDVASHPADPSARQVVLGRARELASRFAGAGQQLTDLQAGVVSDLSANVSIVNQLAKQIATANDQIARANGTGHTPNDLLDQRDQLVSQLSEYMQISTLPADDGTLGVFIGGGQRLVLGADALQLSVSRDPYDNTRATVSITEGQRTRTLDESVLTGGSVAALLNYQNKDLQDARNMIGQLATAVATRVNEQQALGWNMSEPPGVGAPIFTIGKPRALPAATNAKNPDGSYATPVKLDLVPGQSNLLQASSYKLTADPSDPSKYQLVRLSDGLTRSVSAGDQVDGFTITFPAGPPISTDSFVLEPVASSAIDMKRVLDSTSGIAAASPLSANAKVSNRGTATVDSLFAVNPNVHGLYDLSNPALDKVPASLSFTNTNALDPKGLDYQLTLADGTVYTGTWYAGQSIGVDPNAVPPMDLGFKLNINGVPKVPETVNGVAFPGDTIDITLTKFPANNNGNAKAFLALQKEAYIGQSVLPDGSLSAGATITDAYAASMSEIGARVQGASYLSDVSASVAADAEATRAGFAGVNLDEEAARLMQYQQGYQAAAKVLQTAQTIFQELLSLSQR, from the coding sequence ATGGGCACCGGAGCACTGCTCTCGCTGGGCATGCGCGCAATGTTCGCCAACCAGGCGGCCTTGCAGACCATCGGCCAGAACATCGCCAACGCCAACACGCCGGGCTACTCGCGCCAGCAGGTGGTGCTGACCACGCCGGCCGGCCAGGTCACCGGCGCCGGCTTCTTCGGCAAGGGCGTGGTGGTGCAGACCGTGACGCGCAGCCACAACGAGTTCCTCACCAAGGAAGCCTTCAACTCCAGGTCCATCGCGGCCATGGACAGCACCGCCAACAACCAGCTGGCGCAGCTCGAGAAGCTGTTCCCGCCCGGCGAACAGGGCCTGGGCTTTGCTGCCAACCAGTTGCTGAATTCGCTCATGGACGTGGCCAGCCACCCGGCCGACCCCTCGGCACGCCAGGTGGTGCTGGGCCGCGCACGCGAGCTGGCCTCGCGCTTCGCCGGCGCCGGCCAGCAGCTCACCGATCTGCAGGCCGGCGTGGTGAGCGATCTGTCGGCCAATGTGTCCATCGTCAACCAGTTGGCCAAGCAGATCGCCACCGCCAACGACCAGATCGCGCGCGCCAACGGCACCGGCCACACGCCCAACGACCTGCTCGACCAGCGCGACCAGCTGGTCTCGCAGCTCAGCGAGTACATGCAGATCTCCACCCTACCGGCCGACGACGGCACGCTGGGCGTCTTCATCGGCGGCGGCCAGCGCCTGGTGCTGGGCGCCGATGCGCTGCAGCTCTCGGTCAGCCGCGACCCCTACGACAACACCCGCGCCACCGTCAGCATCACCGAGGGTCAGCGCACCCGCACGCTGGACGAGAGCGTGCTCACCGGCGGCTCGGTCGCCGCGCTGCTGAACTACCAGAACAAGGACCTGCAGGACGCGCGCAACATGATCGGCCAGCTCGCCACCGCGGTGGCGACGCGCGTCAACGAACAGCAGGCGCTGGGCTGGAACATGTCCGAGCCGCCCGGCGTCGGCGCGCCCATCTTCACGATCGGCAAGCCGCGTGCCCTGCCGGCCGCCACCAATGCGAAGAACCCCGATGGCAGCTATGCCACGCCGGTCAAGCTCGATCTGGTGCCGGGGCAATCGAATCTGTTGCAAGCCAGCTCCTACAAGCTCACGGCCGACCCCAGCGACCCGAGCAAGTACCAGCTGGTGCGGCTCTCCGACGGCCTGACGCGCAGCGTCTCCGCGGGCGACCAGGTGGATGGCTTCACCATCACCTTCCCGGCCGGCCCGCCGATCTCCACCGACAGCTTCGTGCTCGAGCCGGTCGCCAGCAGCGCCATCGACATGAAGCGCGTGCTCGACTCCACCTCGGGCATCGCCGCGGCCTCGCCGCTGAGCGCCAACGCCAAGGTCAGCAACCGCGGCACCGCCACGGTGGACTCGCTGTTCGCGGTGAACCCGAACGTGCACGGGCTCTACGACCTGAGCAACCCCGCGCTGGACAAGGTGCCGGCCTCGCTGAGCTTCACCAACACCAACGCCCTCGATCCCAAGGGGCTGGACTACCAGCTGACCCTGGCCGATGGCACGGTCTACACCGGCACCTGGTATGCCGGCCAGAGCATCGGTGTGGACCCGAACGCGGTGCCGCCGATGGACCTGGGCTTCAAGCTCAACATCAACGGCGTGCCCAAGGTGCCCGAGACCGTCAATGGCGTGGCCTTCCCTGGCGACACCATCGACATCACGCTGACCAAGTTCCCGGCCAACAACAACGGCAATGCCAAGGCCTTCCTGGCCCTGCAGAAGGAAGCCTATATCGGCCAGAGCGTGCTGCCCGACGGCAGCCTCTCGGCCGGCGCCACCATCACCGATGCCTATGCGGCCTCGATGTCGGAGATCGGTGCGCGCGTGCAGGGCGCGAGCTATCTGTCGGACGTCTCGGCCAGCGTGGCGGCCGATGCCGAGGCCACACGCGCCGGTTTTGCCGGCGTCAATCTGGACGAGGAGGCGGCCCGGCTGATGCAGTACCAGCAGGGCTACCAGGCCGCAGCCAAGGTGCTGCAGACCGCCCAGACCATCTTCCAGGAACTGCTGTCGCTGTCACAGCGTTGA
- a CDS encoding flagellar basal body P-ring protein FlgI, translating to MALVSTTAQAARIKEVASVQGVRSNPLVGYGLVVGLDGTGDQTTQTPFTGQSLTAMLQQFGVILPQGVTMQPRNIAAVMVTTSLPPFAQTGQQLDVVVSSIGNAKSLRGGTLIATPLRGTDGQIYAMAQGNLIVGGAGASAGGSKVQINHLSAGRVPAGALVERTVPTALQSGDSIQFDLNAADFNTARNLAKTINKAKGEGVAQALDGRTVRVRVPADPDQRVSFLADLEDLPLDLSSPAARVVINARTGSVVMNQAVALSACAIAHGNLSVTISSTPQVSQPGPFSGGQTTVTEKTDISIKQEPGSLIQLPTTAKLADVVKALNALGATPQDLLAILQAMKSAGAITAELEVI from the coding sequence ATGGCCCTCGTCAGCACCACGGCCCAGGCCGCCCGCATCAAGGAGGTGGCCAGCGTGCAGGGCGTGCGCAGCAACCCGCTGGTGGGCTACGGCCTCGTCGTCGGCCTCGACGGCACCGGCGACCAGACCACCCAGACCCCCTTCACCGGCCAGAGCCTGACGGCGATGCTGCAGCAGTTCGGCGTCATCCTGCCCCAGGGCGTGACCATGCAGCCGCGCAATATCGCCGCGGTGATGGTGACCACCTCGCTGCCGCCCTTCGCCCAGACCGGCCAGCAGCTCGATGTGGTGGTGTCCTCGATCGGCAATGCCAAGAGCCTGCGCGGCGGCACCCTGATCGCCACGCCGCTGCGCGGCACCGACGGCCAGATCTACGCGATGGCCCAGGGCAATCTGATCGTCGGCGGCGCGGGCGCCTCGGCGGGCGGCTCCAAGGTGCAGATCAACCACCTGAGCGCCGGCCGCGTGCCCGCTGGCGCGCTGGTGGAGCGCACCGTGCCCACCGCGCTGCAAAGCGGCGACAGCATCCAGTTCGACCTCAACGCGGCCGATTTCAACACCGCCCGCAATCTCGCCAAGACCATCAACAAGGCCAAGGGCGAGGGCGTGGCCCAGGCGCTGGACGGCCGCACCGTGCGCGTGCGCGTGCCCGCCGATCCGGACCAGCGCGTCAGCTTCCTGGCCGATCTGGAAGACCTGCCGCTGGACCTCAGCAGCCCGGCCGCCCGCGTGGTCATCAATGCGCGCACCGGCTCGGTGGTGATGAACCAGGCGGTGGCGCTGAGTGCCTGCGCGATCGCGCATGGCAATCTGTCGGTGACGATCAGCTCCACGCCCCAGGTCAGCCAGCCCGGCCCCTTCTCGGGCGGCCAGACCACCGTCACCGAGAAGACCGATATCTCGATCAAGCAGGAACCCGGCTCGCTGATCCAGCTGCCCACCACCGCCAAGTTGGCCGATGTGGTGAAGGCGCTGAATGCGCTGGGCGCCACCCCGCAGGACCTGCTGGCCATCCTGCAAGCGATGAAGAGCGCCGGCGCCATCACCGCGGAACTTGAGGTGATCTGA
- the flgJ gene encoding flagellar assembly peptidoglycan hydrolase FlgJ: protein MAFNPLPLNTGSYSGGNALNADTRSIDALKASAARDPKASIKEAAKQFESLFMQEVMKSMRASTLSSGLLDNSATQMGTEMLDQQFAGKMTGLPGGLSAAIERQLQRQMGIADGGAKDATKTLQPLPALAKKGIAPHVQSFIQKHDAAAKSAQEQTGIPASFMLAQAAHESGWGKREISNKDGSPSFNVFGIKATPGWTGKVAEVQTTEYIDGKAQKVTAKFRAYGSYDEAFKDYARLIGSNERYRDVVAKAGTAEGFARGLQKAGYATDPEYADKLARVINTTVRVQRALA from the coding sequence ATGGCCTTCAATCCCCTGCCCCTGAATACCGGCAGCTACAGCGGCGGCAACGCGCTGAACGCCGACACGCGCTCGATCGATGCCCTCAAGGCCTCGGCCGCGCGCGACCCCAAGGCCTCCATCAAGGAGGCCGCCAAGCAGTTCGAATCGCTCTTCATGCAGGAGGTGATGAAGAGCATGCGCGCCTCCACGCTGTCCTCGGGCCTGCTCGACAACTCTGCCACGCAGATGGGCACCGAGATGCTGGACCAGCAGTTCGCCGGCAAGATGACCGGCCTGCCGGGCGGCCTCTCCGCCGCCATTGAGCGCCAGCTGCAGCGCCAGATGGGCATCGCCGACGGCGGTGCCAAGGACGCCACCAAAACCCTGCAGCCCCTGCCCGCGCTGGCCAAGAAGGGCATCGCCCCGCATGTGCAGAGCTTCATCCAGAAGCATGACGCGGCCGCCAAGTCGGCCCAGGAGCAAACCGGCATCCCCGCCAGCTTCATGCTGGCGCAGGCGGCGCATGAGTCGGGCTGGGGCAAGCGCGAGATCAGCAACAAGGACGGCAGCCCCTCCTTCAACGTCTTCGGCATCAAGGCCACGCCCGGCTGGACCGGCAAGGTGGCCGAGGTGCAGACCACCGAATACATCGACGGCAAGGCCCAGAAGGTCACCGCCAAGTTCCGCGCCTATGGCAGCTACGACGAGGCCTTCAAGGACTACGCCAGGCTGATCGGTAGCAACGAGCGCTACCGCGACGTGGTGGCCAAGGCTGGCACGGCCGAAGGCTTTGCGCGCGGCCTGCAGAAGGCCGGCTATGCCACCGACCCCGAGTACGCCGACAAGTTGGCGCGCGTCATCAACACCACGGTGCGCGTGCAGCGCGCCCTGGCCTAA